From one Anaerococcus prevotii DSM 20548 genomic stretch:
- the rsmI gene encoding 16S rRNA (cytidine(1402)-2'-O)-methyltransferase, whose product MDYQIYFVPTPIGNLEDMTIRAINVLKEVDVIACEDTRESRKLLNYYEIDKPLTSYHKFNESSKSMDIIEEIRRGKTYAVITDQGMPGISDPGHILIKKCIEEEITYTILPGASAIITALVGSGLDNDKFSYYGFIPKKSSDKKVLYEKLKNEEKTSIILDTPHNFANTLADFKNLFPKRRLAIARELTKKFEEYRQSPIGDINIEDVTLKGEFVLILEGGEREEESVESYKNEILKSISEGKRTKEIVKEIKKNSKLGKNEIYDYVLELSK is encoded by the coding sequence ATGGATTATCAAATATATTTTGTCCCTACACCAATTGGAAACCTGGAGGATATGACTATTAGGGCCATCAATGTCCTTAAGGAAGTTGATGTGATAGCTTGTGAAGATACTAGAGAATCTAGAAAGCTTTTAAATTACTACGAGATAGATAAACCCCTCACTTCTTATCATAAGTTTAATGAATCCTCAAAGTCTATGGATATCATAGAAGAGATCAGAAGGGGAAAGACCTACGCTGTAATTACCGACCAGGGCATGCCAGGCATTTCTGATCCCGGCCACATCCTCATCAAAAAATGTATTGAAGAAGAAATTACCTACACTATCCTTCCAGGAGCAAGTGCTATAATCACAGCCCTAGTTGGATCTGGCCTAGATAACGACAAGTTTTCCTATTATGGCTTTATACCTAAGAAGTCTTCGGATAAGAAAGTACTTTACGAAAAGCTTAAAAACGAGGAGAAGACATCTATCATCCTAGATACTCCCCATAATTTCGCAAATACCCTAGCTGATTTTAAGAATCTTTTCCCTAAGAGGAGACTTGCTATCGCAAGAGAACTTACTAAAAAATTCGAAGAATATAGGCAAAGTCCTATAGGAGATATAAATATAGAGGATGTAACCCTGAAGGGAGAGTTTGTCCTAATCCTTGAAGGAGGAGAAAGGGAGGAAGAATCTGTCGAATCCTACAAGAATGAAATACTAAAATCTATATCCGAAGGCAAACGAACCAAGGAAATCGTAAAGGAAATAAAGAAAAATTCAAAGCTTGGCAAGAACGAAATCTATGACTATGTTTTGGAGCTAAGTAAATGA
- a CDS encoding pyridoxamine 5'-phosphate oxidase family protein: MRRKDREKDKNFALEIIDKVSFGVMTIGESAYSIPLTFARKGDYLYFHGAKIGEKNSLLDKEKRVRIVFVGDNYLPDPISHEEIMKEPKKLAKLFTLKYESAIVEGTCSLIEDKKERDLALTLICKKFYPDLDDYIKMAVKMNGDITACYKMKIEEISGKSNIN; this comes from the coding sequence ATGAGAAGAAAAGATAGAGAAAAAGATAAAAATTTCGCCCTGGAAATAATTGATAAAGTAAGCTTTGGTGTAATGACTATAGGTGAAAGTGCCTACTCCATTCCCCTTACCTTCGCCCGTAAGGGAGATTATCTTTACTTTCACGGAGCAAAAATCGGAGAAAAAAACAGTCTCTTAGACAAGGAAAAACGTGTAAGGATAGTCTTTGTAGGAGATAATTACTTGCCCGATCCAATTAGCCATGAGGAGATTATGAAAGAGCCAAAAAAACTCGCTAAGCTTTTTACCTTAAAATACGAATCGGCAATAGTAGAAGGGACTTGTTCTCTAATAGAAGATAAAAAAGAAAGAGACCTGGCCCTTACCCTTATATGTAAAAAATTCTATCCAGATCTAGATGACTATATAAAAATGGCAGTTAAAATGAATGGAGATATTACTGCTTGTTATAAAATGAAAATAGAAGAAATCAGCGGTAAATCAAATATAAATTAG
- a CDS encoding HAD family hydrolase: protein MIVIFDFDGTIHKTELVYKEALYTTLRELGIDPKSVDYKKYIGMSPKACWDDILKDDSNKDHLIELNGKRIRENLSKTGALYENSYKTLNYLKGKYDLYILSKCLRAYMDEARRVYKLDDYFSKYLVGEDFDFIDKYKILRENVKSDYIMVGDRYEDIMAGYENKQKTIFASYGYGKAHEGEKATYKINSIEELMDIL from the coding sequence ATGATAGTCATCTTTGACTTCGATGGGACCATCCACAAGACCGAATTAGTCTACAAGGAAGCTCTCTACACAACCTTAAGAGAGCTTGGGATCGACCCAAAAAGTGTTGACTACAAGAAATATATAGGCATGAGTCCAAAGGCCTGCTGGGATGATATCCTAAAGGATGACTCAAACAAGGATCATCTGATAGAGCTAAATGGCAAAAGAATTAGAGAAAACTTATCAAAAACTGGGGCACTTTACGAAAATTCTTATAAAACTCTTAACTATCTAAAAGGAAAATACGACTTATACATCCTAAGTAAGTGCCTAAGAGCCTATATGGATGAGGCGAGAAGAGTCTATAAGCTAGACGATTACTTCTCCAAATATCTAGTAGGTGAGGACTTTGATTTTATAGATAAGTATAAGATCCTAAGGGAAAATGTCAAAAGCGATTATATCATGGTAGGAGATAGGTACGAGGATATAATGGCAGGATACGAGAATAAGCAAAAAACTATCTTTGCAAGCTACGGTTATGGAAAAGCCCATGAAGGCGAGAAAGCTACCTATAAGATTAATTCGATAGAAGAGCTTATGGATATTTTATAA
- the ribE gene encoding 6,7-dimethyl-8-ribityllumazine synthase, giving the protein MREFSANLISNDKKYAVLVARFNHFVTDRLVEGCLDTLKRHDTKEENIDLIRVPGAFEIPLVAKKLAKKDEYDAVICLGAVIRGDTPHFDYVCAEVSKGVANVSLDSDKPVIFGVITADTIDQALQRSGVKAGNKGSEAALAAIEMANLMDIL; this is encoded by the coding sequence ATGCGTGAGTTTAGTGCTAATTTAATTTCAAATGACAAAAAATATGCGGTTTTGGTTGCGAGATTCAACCACTTTGTAACAGATAGGCTAGTTGAGGGTTGTCTTGATACCCTAAAAAGACACGACACAAAGGAAGAAAATATCGACCTAATTAGGGTTCCAGGAGCCTTTGAGATTCCTTTAGTTGCCAAGAAACTTGCCAAAAAGGACGAATACGATGCAGTAATCTGCCTTGGAGCAGTTATACGTGGAGATACACCTCACTTTGACTATGTTTGTGCAGAAGTATCTAAGGGAGTCGCCAATGTAAGCCTTGATAGTGATAAGCCTGTAATATTTGGTGTAATTACAGCAGATACAATCGATCAAGCCCTTCAAAGATCTGGTGTTAAGGCTGGTAATAAGGGAAGTGAAGCAGCTCTTGCAGCAATCGAGATGGCAAATCTAATGGATATCTTATGA
- a CDS encoding bifunctional 3,4-dihydroxy-2-butanone-4-phosphate synthase/GTP cyclohydrolase II: MNRVKEALEALKRNEIILVTDDEDRENEGDMICAGENVTGEMINIMATYAKGLICTPIGKEVASRLSLNPMVVQNTDNHETAFTVSVDHVNTTTGISAFERAETIRALAAEDSKASDFRRPGHVFPLVAKDGGVLERDGHTEATVDLLRLAGLKEVGLCCEIMADDGHMMRGDDLLKLAEKLNLKVTTVSEIKEYRKSLEVDVISTNPVNLPSEYGSFKAYGFLDRKTGKEHIAITKGDIKKSGVLTRIHSECLTGDVLGSRRCDCGSQLHKALRNIEENGEGVILYLRQEGRGIGLFNKLKAYELQEHGYDTVDANLKLGFPEDMRDYKIASEMLDRLGVKSVKLMTNNPDKINQLEDYGIKVESRCPIEIKSNETDRKYLEIKALRMGHELEEFKEI, encoded by the coding sequence ATGAATAGAGTTAAAGAAGCCTTAGAAGCACTTAAAAGAAATGAAATAATCTTAGTCACAGATGATGAAGATAGGGAAAATGAAGGTGATATGATTTGCGCCGGAGAAAATGTCACAGGAGAGATGATAAACATCATGGCAACCTATGCCAAGGGCCTTATATGTACTCCTATTGGTAAGGAAGTAGCCAGTAGACTTTCTCTAAACCCTATGGTTGTCCAAAACACTGACAATCACGAAACAGCCTTTACTGTTTCAGTAGATCACGTAAATACAACTACAGGCATATCCGCCTTTGAGAGAGCGGAAACTATTAGAGCTCTTGCAGCAGAAGATTCTAAAGCGAGTGATTTTAGAAGACCAGGCCATGTATTTCCCCTAGTTGCCAAGGACGGAGGAGTTCTTGAAAGGGACGGTCATACAGAAGCAACAGTTGATCTATTAAGACTAGCAGGTCTTAAGGAAGTAGGACTTTGCTGTGAAATTATGGCAGACGATGGTCATATGATGAGAGGAGATGACCTCCTAAAACTTGCTGAGAAACTAAATCTTAAGGTGACAACAGTTAGTGAGATTAAGGAGTATAGGAAGAGTCTAGAAGTAGATGTAATATCAACCAATCCTGTTAATCTTCCTAGTGAATACGGTAGCTTCAAGGCTTATGGATTCCTTGATAGGAAAACTGGTAAAGAGCATATAGCAATTACCAAGGGAGATATCAAAAAAAGCGGAGTCCTAACAAGAATCCATTCAGAATGCCTAACAGGAGACGTCTTAGGTTCAAGAAGATGCGATTGTGGTAGCCAGCTTCACAAGGCCCTAAGAAATATAGAAGAAAATGGCGAAGGTGTTATCCTTTACCTAAGACAAGAGGGAAGAGGCATAGGACTCTTTAACAAGCTTAAGGCCTACGAGCTCCAAGAACACGGCTACGATACAGTAGATGCCAATCTTAAACTAGGATTTCCTGAAGATATGAGAGACTATAAGATCGCTTCAGAAATGCTAGATAGACTTGGGGTAAAATCAGTTAAGCTTATGACAAATAACCCTGATAAGATAAATCAATTAGAAGATTATGGAATAAAAGTAGAGTCTAGATGTCCTATAGAGATAAAATCAAACGAAACAGATAGGAAATATCTAGAAATAAAAGCTTTGAGAATGGGTCACGAACTAGAAGAATTTAAGGAGATATAA
- a CDS encoding riboflavin synthase has translation MFTGIAEELGLVKEFKQKSDTVEIKISCKKVLEDTKLGDSIMTDGVCLTVTEMTDSYYKADIMNESLKKTKFDRSLLGKEVNLERALRFSDRLDGHIVQGHVDGVGRLISINKNVYRFKTTRDIGKYIVNKGSIAIDGISLTVSYEQDDIFEVSLIPETLSRTNLKNRRVGDLVNLETDILSRIVEKLNRSEKKEDRDSILGLL, from the coding sequence ATGTTTACAGGAATAGCTGAAGAATTGGGCCTAGTTAAGGAATTTAAGCAAAAATCCGATACAGTCGAGATTAAAATTTCTTGCAAAAAAGTCCTAGAAGATACAAAGCTAGGAGATTCGATAATGACTGACGGAGTATGTCTTACAGTTACGGAAATGACAGATTCCTACTACAAGGCCGATATCATGAATGAATCTCTTAAGAAAACTAAGTTTGATAGAAGTCTTTTGGGAAAGGAAGTCAATCTCGAAAGAGCCCTAAGATTTTCTGATAGACTAGACGGTCACATAGTCCAAGGCCATGTGGATGGAGTAGGAAGACTTATATCGATTAATAAAAACGTCTATAGATTTAAAACTACGAGAGATATCGGTAAATACATCGTAAACAAGGGATCAATTGCCATTGATGGCATATCTCTTACAGTATCTTACGAACAAGACGATATATTCGAAGTCTCTCTCATACCAGAGACCCTATCTAGAACGAATCTTAAAAATAGAAGGGTCGGAGACTTAGTGAATCTAGAAACGGATATCCTATCAAGGATAGTTGAAAAGTTAAATAGAAGCGAAAAAAAGGAGGATAGAGACTCAATATTGGGTCTATTATAA
- the ribD gene encoding bifunctional diaminohydroxyphosphoribosylaminopyrimidine deaminase/5-amino-6-(5-phosphoribosylamino)uracil reductase RibD translates to MNYDNLMRECFDLARKGAGKVLTNPMVGAILIKNGEIIAKGYHKSNTCDHAEIDCFNNLKESAEGATLIVNLEPCSHFGKHPPCVDEVIKRKVKRVVIANLDTNPKVDGLSKLKEAGIEVITGVLEDEGRKLNEKFFFNMENNRPLVALKYAQSLDGKIATASFDSKWITNEESRAYVHKLRSEYDAILVGANTLRQDNPRLTSRIEGGVNPYRIILSDKLDIDKDREVFRENADKKTYIATISDKDIDINAEIIRCKEKDGRVDLKDLLDKLYERNIGSVLVEGGSIINNSFLEEDLVDKIYQFMAPIIVSGLDSRSAFIGEGAKVIKDAKRFSIDDIKRFGTDVMFEVNNVYRNS, encoded by the coding sequence ATGAATTATGATAACTTAATGAGAGAATGTTTCGACTTAGCCCGTAAGGGGGCAGGAAAAGTTTTGACAAATCCTATGGTTGGAGCAATTCTTATTAAAAATGGAGAGATAATAGCTAAGGGCTATCACAAAAGCAATACCTGCGACCATGCAGAAATCGATTGCTTTAATAATCTTAAGGAAAGCGCAGAAGGAGCTACTCTGATAGTAAATCTCGAGCCTTGTTCCCATTTTGGCAAGCATCCTCCCTGTGTCGATGAAGTCATAAAAAGGAAAGTTAAAAGGGTTGTTATCGCAAATCTTGATACCAATCCCAAGGTAGATGGTCTTAGCAAATTAAAGGAAGCCGGAATTGAGGTCATTACTGGAGTCCTAGAGGATGAAGGAAGAAAATTAAATGAAAAGTTTTTCTTCAATATGGAAAATAATAGACCTCTAGTAGCTTTAAAATATGCTCAAAGCCTGGATGGGAAAATCGCTACAGCTTCCTTTGATTCTAAGTGGATTACTAATGAAGAATCTAGAGCCTATGTTCACAAACTAAGGAGCGAATATGACGCAATCCTAGTTGGAGCTAACACCCTAAGGCAGGATAATCCAAGGCTTACTTCAAGGATTGAAGGGGGAGTTAACCCTTATAGAATTATCCTTTCTGATAAGCTTGATATTGATAAAGACAGAGAAGTCTTTAGGGAAAATGCTGATAAGAAAACTTATATCGCCACAATTTCTGATAAAGATATAGATATAAATGCAGAAATTATAAGATGTAAGGAAAAAGACGGCAGGGTTGATCTTAAAGACTTGCTTGATAAGTTATACGAGAGAAATATCGGATCAGTTCTTGTAGAAGGAGGGTCTATCATAAATAACTCTTTCCTAGAAGAAGACCTAGTAGACAAAATCTATCAATTTATGGCTCCAATAATAGTATCGGGCCTTGATTCAAGGTCTGCTTTTATAGGAGAAGGGGCCAAGGTCATAAAAGATGCCAAGAGATTTTCCATAGATGATATCAAAAGATTTGGTACTGATGTAATGTTTGAGGTAAATAATGTTTACAGGAATAGCTGA
- the rpsU gene encoding 30S ribosomal protein S21 yields the protein MTEIRVGENESIDSAIKRFKRQCARSGVLSEYRRREHYEKPSVIRKKKNDAAKRKNRKNR from the coding sequence ATGACAGAGATCAGAGTTGGAGAAAACGAATCAATCGATAGTGCAATCAAAAGATTCAAAAGACAATGCGCAAGATCCGGTGTACTTTCTGAATACAGAAGAAGAGAACACTACGAAAAACCAAGCGTTATAAGAAAAAAGAAAAATGACGCTGCTAAGAGAAAAAACAGAAAAAACAGATAA
- a CDS encoding histidine triad nucleotide-binding protein has product MDCVFCKIINKEIPSDIIYEDSDVIAFNDLDPQAPIHFLVIPKKHIQSIATLDEADSQIISHVFASIKKIASEKGLDENGYRVVTNVGEDGGQSVPHLHFHVLGGRGFKWPPG; this is encoded by the coding sequence ATGGATTGTGTATTTTGTAAGATTATAAACAAGGAAATTCCTTCAGATATAATCTATGAAGATAGTGATGTTATTGCATTTAACGATTTAGATCCACAAGCACCTATCCATTTTCTTGTAATACCAAAAAAGCACATTCAAAGCATAGCTACATTAGATGAAGCTGATAGCCAAATCATAAGCCATGTCTTTGCTAGTATCAAAAAGATAGCTAGCGAGAAAGGCCTTGATGAAAACGGCTATAGAGTAGTGACTAATGTTGGTGAAGATGGGGGACAAAGCGTGCCTCATTTGCATTTCCATGTACTTGGAGGCAGAGGATTTAAGTGGCCACCAGGTTGA
- the mtaB gene encoding tRNA (N(6)-L-threonylcarbamoyladenosine(37)-C(2))-methylthiotransferase MtaB translates to MKNTFNIITLGCKVNQYESEAVEEIFQAKGYEKKQNNADIYVINTCTVTNMSDRKSRQMISRARRDNPEAVIAVMGCYSQVKPEEVAAIEGVDVVLGSRNKEEVVDLCENVLQNKKVIDKVLSFSETKTIEELEISNQEAMTRAYMKIQDGCNMYCSYCLIPYARGNIASRDMDSIKKEAKRLAQNGYKEIVLTGIHVASYGKDLRNGTSLIDVIEEVSKTDGIERIRLSSMEPRHITRDFLERMKATEKACDHFHLSLQSGSDEILKAMNRKYDTKIFKEKVDLIREVFPNAGLTTDIIVGFPTETEKNHEETKDFVKEIKFAKTHLFKYSKRDGTKAASMKPEVNGNIKKERLKELEAIEEVNRLNFLKNQIGKTLSVLFESKSDMEGYKSGYSTNYLRVNVKDDIGDNEIRDVLITEIKNDELIGILS, encoded by the coding sequence ATGAAAAACACATTCAACATAATAACCCTAGGTTGTAAGGTTAACCAGTATGAATCTGAAGCAGTAGAAGAAATCTTTCAAGCTAAGGGCTATGAAAAAAAACAAAATAATGCAGATATCTATGTAATAAACACCTGCACCGTTACAAATATGAGTGACAGGAAGTCTAGACAGATGATATCAAGGGCTAGAAGAGATAATCCAGAAGCAGTAATTGCCGTAATGGGCTGCTATTCTCAAGTAAAACCAGAGGAAGTGGCAGCAATCGAGGGAGTTGATGTAGTCTTAGGATCAAGAAATAAGGAAGAAGTAGTTGATCTTTGCGAAAATGTCCTACAAAATAAAAAGGTAATCGATAAGGTCCTATCCTTTAGCGAGACAAAAACTATTGAAGAGCTTGAGATATCTAACCAAGAGGCCATGACCCGTGCCTACATGAAAATCCAAGATGGCTGCAATATGTACTGTTCTTACTGCCTAATACCTTATGCTAGAGGTAATATTGCAAGTAGGGATATGGACTCAATCAAGAAAGAAGCAAAAAGACTTGCCCAAAATGGCTACAAGGAAATAGTCCTTACTGGAATCCACGTTGCAAGCTACGGCAAGGATTTAAGAAATGGAACAAGCCTAATAGATGTCATAGAAGAAGTCTCAAAGACAGATGGAATTGAGAGAATTAGGCTATCTTCTATGGAGCCAAGGCATATTACAAGAGATTTCCTAGAAAGAATGAAGGCGACAGAAAAGGCTTGCGATCACTTCCACTTATCCCTTCAATCAGGTTCAGATGAGATCTTAAAGGCGATGAATAGGAAGTATGACACTAAAATCTTTAAGGAAAAGGTTGATCTAATAAGAGAAGTCTTCCCTAATGCAGGACTTACCACAGATATAATAGTAGGATTTCCAACAGAAACAGAAAAAAACCACGAAGAAACAAAAGATTTTGTCAAAGAAATCAAATTTGCCAAGACCCATCTATTTAAATATTCAAAAAGAGATGGAACAAAGGCTGCTTCTATGAAGCCAGAAGTAAATGGCAATATTAAAAAAGAAAGACTCAAAGAATTGGAAGCAATAGAGGAAGTAAACAGATTAAATTTCCTCAAAAATCAGATAGGAAAGACCTTGTCTGTCTTATTTGAAAGTAAGTCCGATATGGAAGGATATAAGTCAGGATATTCTACAAATTATCTTAGGGTAAATGTCAAAGATGATATAGGAGATAATGAAATTAGGGATGTCCTAATCACTGAAATAAAAAACGACGAATTGATAGGAATTTTATCTTAA
- the dnaJ gene encoding molecular chaperone DnaJ, with translation MRDPYEVLGVEKTAGQSEIKREYRKLAKKYHPDLNPDNEEAAEKFKEATLAYEILSDEEKRSQYDRFGSSAFEGGQGGFSGFSQGGFEDIFGDLFGDLFGGGFSNARSANRPIKGADIQQVVKLTFQESAFGVSKEIQVRHEVACHVCHGEKSEDPSKVHTCDKCNGRGVVNQVSQTAFGTMSRTVTCDKCGGDGQVIEEPCKNCKGTGKEFKSEKVKVDIPAGVEDNNIIRVSGKGHVGENGGPYGDLYLVLKVAEHEIFKRDGLDIYYEMPISFTTAALGGEIQIPTLKSTKSYEIPAGTQTGTKFKLKGEGIHDKRRGRNGNLYFFVKVITPKKLNKEQRKALEAYANVSGEEVKEEKSFFDKLKDFFD, from the coding sequence ATGAGAGACCCTTATGAAGTGCTTGGGGTGGAAAAAACCGCAGGCCAAAGTGAAATAAAAAGAGAATATAGAAAACTTGCCAAGAAATACCATCCAGACCTAAACCCAGATAACGAAGAGGCAGCCGAAAAGTTTAAGGAAGCAACACTTGCCTATGAAATCCTCTCTGATGAAGAGAAAAGAAGTCAGTATGATAGGTTTGGATCAAGCGCCTTCGAGGGTGGCCAAGGTGGATTTTCTGGATTTTCTCAAGGTGGATTTGAAGATATATTTGGAGACTTATTTGGTGATTTATTCGGTGGAGGCTTCTCAAATGCGAGATCTGCCAATAGACCAATCAAGGGAGCTGATATCCAACAAGTAGTAAAGCTAACTTTCCAAGAATCGGCCTTTGGTGTAAGCAAAGAGATCCAAGTAAGGCATGAAGTAGCCTGCCATGTGTGCCATGGAGAAAAAAGCGAGGATCCAAGCAAGGTCCACACTTGCGATAAGTGTAATGGTAGGGGAGTTGTTAACCAAGTTAGTCAAACAGCTTTCGGTACCATGTCAAGGACTGTTACCTGCGATAAATGTGGAGGAGATGGCCAAGTTATAGAAGAACCTTGCAAGAACTGTAAGGGAACCGGCAAGGAATTTAAGTCTGAAAAGGTCAAGGTGGATATTCCTGCAGGAGTAGAAGATAACAACATTATAAGAGTATCTGGCAAGGGCCATGTAGGTGAAAATGGAGGTCCTTATGGAGACCTTTACCTAGTGCTTAAGGTAGCTGAGCATGAAATATTTAAAAGAGATGGACTAGATATCTACTATGAGATGCCTATAAGCTTTACCACTGCAGCTCTTGGAGGAGAAATCCAGATCCCTACCCTTAAATCAACCAAAAGCTACGAAATTCCAGCAGGAACTCAAACAGGTACAAAGTTTAAATTAAAGGGCGAAGGAATCCATGATAAGAGAAGAGGAAGAAATGGTAATCTCTACTTCTTTGTCAAGGTCATAACTCCTAAAAAGCTAAATAAGGAGCAAAGAAAGGCCCTAGAAGCCTATGCCAATGTTAGCGGAGAAGAGGTTAAGGAAGAGAAATCCTTCTTTGATAAGTTAAAGGACTTTTTTGATTAA
- the dnaK gene encoding molecular chaperone DnaK — protein sequence MAKIIGIDLGTTNSAVAVMEGGTSTIIPNSEGNRTTPSIVAFSKDGERLVGETAKRQAITNPDRTIASVKREMGTDWKTPEIDGKTYTPEEISAMILQKLKSDAENYLNDTVTNAVITVPAYFTDAQRQATKDAGQIAGLKVDRIINEPTAAALAYGMDKETDQSKIMVYDLGGGTFDVSILEVGDGVFEVLSTRGNNKLGGDDFDNALVDYLASEFKKESGVDLTKDLTAMQRLKDAAEKAKKELSSTVSTTVSLPFITAVDGQPVHLEQTVSRAKFDELTKHLVEATRKPVEDALKDAGLSHNDIEKVLLVGGSTRVPAVQELVKNLIGREPQRDINPDECVALGAAIQGGVLSGEVKDLLLLDVTPLSLGIETLGGVATKLIERNTTIPTKKSQVFTTAADGQTEVDIHVVQGEREMAADNTTLGRFQLTGIPAARRGVPQIEVTFDIDANGIVNVTAKDQGSGKEQKITITSSSNLSEEEIDRKVKEAEQFAEEDKKKKEGIDAKNNAENLVYQARKTMEDAKLEGSEKEEMEAEINKLEEAIKADDIDDIKAKTEALTQKIYSMSEAMYKANEANGEAQGGNADEDVVDADYEVIDDDEE from the coding sequence ATGGCTAAAATTATAGGAATTGACTTAGGTACAACAAACTCAGCAGTAGCTGTAATGGAAGGTGGAACATCTACTATAATTCCAAACAGCGAAGGAAATAGAACAACCCCATCAATCGTAGCTTTCTCAAAAGATGGAGAAAGACTTGTAGGTGAAACAGCTAAAAGACAAGCAATCACAAACCCAGACAGAACTATAGCATCTGTTAAAAGAGAAATGGGAACTGATTGGAAGACACCAGAAATCGATGGAAAAACATATACACCAGAAGAAATCTCAGCAATGATTCTTCAAAAACTAAAATCAGATGCTGAAAACTATCTAAATGATACAGTAACAAACGCAGTAATCACAGTACCTGCTTACTTTACAGATGCACAAAGACAAGCAACAAAGGATGCTGGACAAATCGCAGGTCTTAAGGTAGACAGAATCATAAACGAGCCAACAGCAGCAGCCCTTGCTTATGGTATGGATAAGGAAACTGACCAATCTAAGATTATGGTATACGACCTCGGTGGTGGTACATTCGACGTATCAATCCTTGAAGTAGGAGATGGAGTATTTGAAGTACTTTCAACAAGAGGTAACAACAAACTTGGTGGAGATGACTTCGACAATGCCCTAGTAGACTATCTTGCAAGCGAATTTAAGAAAGAATCTGGAGTTGATTTAACAAAAGACCTTACAGCTATGCAAAGACTAAAAGATGCAGCAGAAAAGGCTAAGAAGGAACTTTCATCAACAGTATCAACAACAGTTTCACTACCATTTATAACAGCAGTAGATGGCCAACCAGTTCACTTAGAGCAAACTGTATCAAGAGCTAAGTTTGATGAGCTAACAAAACACCTAGTAGAAGCGACAAGAAAACCAGTGGAAGATGCCCTCAAGGATGCAGGACTTAGCCACAATGACATTGAAAAGGTCCTACTAGTTGGTGGTTCTACAAGAGTTCCAGCAGTTCAAGAACTTGTTAAAAACCTAATCGGAAGAGAACCACAAAGAGATATAAACCCAGACGAATGTGTTGCCTTAGGTGCAGCTATCCAAGGTGGTGTATTAAGTGGTGAAGTAAAAGACCTACTCCTACTTGACGTAACACCTCTATCACTAGGAATCGAAACTCTAGGTGGAGTTGCTACAAAACTAATCGAAAGAAATACAACCATCCCAACAAAGAAATCACAAGTATTTACAACAGCTGCAGATGGTCAAACAGAAGTTGACATCCACGTAGTTCAAGGTGAACGTGAAATGGCAGCAGACAACACAACACTTGGTAGATTCCAACTAACAGGTATACCAGCAGCAAGACGTGGAGTTCCACAAATCGAAGTGACATTCGACATAGATGCTAACGGTATAGTAAATGTTACTGCCAAAGACCAAGGTTCAGGAAAAGAACAAAAGATTACAATCACATCTTCATCCAACCTATCTGAGGAAGAAATAGATAGAAAAGTAAAAGAAGCTGAACAATTCGCTGAAGAAGATAAGAAGAAAAAAGAAGGTATAGACGCTAAAAACAACGCAGAAAACCTAGTATACCAAGCAAGAAAAACAATGGAAGATGCTAAACTTGAAGGTAGCGAAAAAGAAGAGATGGAAGCTGAAATCAACAAGCTTGAAGAAGCTATCAAGGCAGATGACATCGACGATATCAAGGCTAAAACAGAAGCCTTGACTCAAAAAATCTACTCAATGAGTGAAGCTATGTATAAGGCAAACGAAGCAAACGGTGAAGCTCAAGGCGGAAATGCTGACGAAGATGTAGTAGATGCTGATTACGAAGTAATCGATGATGACGAAGAATAA